GCGCGGCCCCGCCGATCATCGCGGCTCTGCCGTGATCGCCCGCCCCGACAAGGCGTCAATAGCCTACGGTGAAGCGCCGGCGTGAATGTCGTGGATGCTCGATCTCGTCCGCCATCGCGATGGCGTAATCCTCGAACGAGATGCTGCTGCCGCTGGCCGTGCTGAGCAGTTGGTCGGTGCCAACGCGGAATGTGCCGGTGCGCTCGCCCGGCACGAACAGGGCCGAAGGCGAAAGGAAGGTCCAGTCGAGATCGTCGACGGCCTTCAGCCGGTCGAGGAACACCGCGCCCTGCAGTGCCTCCTGCTTGTACTGGGCCGGGAAATCGGGCTGATCGACCAGCCGCTGTCCTGGTGCAACCTCCAGACTGCCTGCGCCACCCACGACCAGAAAGCGTTTCACGCCTGCGGCGCGCACCGCACCGGTCAGCCGGTCGAAATCGCTGTCGAGGAACTTCACCGAGCTGATCACTGCGTCGTGCCCGGCAAGCAGCGCGGCCAGGGCCGCCTCGTCGCCGATGTCACCCTTCAGAGCGACGACGCCCGGCCACGCCTGGATTTTTTCGGGATG
This window of the Dyella sp. A6 genome carries:
- a CDS encoding NAD(P)-dependent oxidoreductase → MAHIALIGASGNVGTRILKELSDRSHRVSAIARHPEKIQAWPGVVALKGDIGDEAALAALLAGHDAVISSVKFLDSDFDRLTGAVRAAGVKRFLVVGGAGSLEVAPGQRLVDQPDFPAQYKQEALQGAVFLDRLKAVDDLDWTFLSPSALFVPGERTGTFRVGTDQLLSTASGSSISFEDYAIAMADEIEHPRHSRRRFTVGY